A window of Oncorhynchus tshawytscha isolate Ot180627B linkage group LG10, Otsh_v2.0, whole genome shotgun sequence contains these coding sequences:
- the scp2a gene encoding sterol carrier protein 2: MLRSHAPRKLLRSTLTSQFGERLSVLSLFPLGSTRLSTTTSMAPQKNRVFVIGVGMTKFEKPGKEDFDYPDMAKIAGERALSDAGVPYSAIEQACVGYVYGDSTCGQRAIYHSLGLSGIPIINVNNNCSTGSTALFMARQLIQGGLVDCALALGFEKMERGSLSSKFMDRTNPMDKHMEVMFNTYGMAAAPAAPQMFGNAGREHMEKYGTTPEHFAKIAWKNHKHSTNNPYSQFQDEYSLDQVKQSRKVFEFLTLLQCCPTSDGAGAAVLASEGFVRRHGLEHQAVEILAQEMVTDLATTFEDNSCMKMVGYDMTSLAAKKCFETAGLKPSDVNVIELHDCFSANELITYEALGLCPEGKAGELIDRGDNTYGGQWVVNPSGGLISKGHPLGATGLAQCAELCWQLRGQAERRQVPGAKVALQHNIGLGGAVVVTLYRMGFPQDASSQIAAVPTRAERLEGFRVYSVFQEIENKLQEEGVDVVKKIGGVFAFKVTDGPEGKDALWVVDAKNGHGSVSNDADKKADCTITMGDEDLMKLMTGKMNPQTAFFQGKLKIAGNMGMAMKLQSLQLVPAKAKL, from the exons ATGCTGCGTTCACACGCTCCACGGAAACTCCTTCGTAGTACTTTGACTTCTCAGTTCGGTGAACGGTTATCCGTATTGTCACTCTTCCCTCTTGGAAGCACTCGTCTCAGCACAACAACCAGCATGGCTCCTCAAAAGAACAGAGTATTCGTCATTGGAGTGGGAATGACAAAG TTTGAGAAGCCAGGAAAAGAAGACTTTGACTATCCCGACATGGCAAAGATAGCAG GCGAGAGGGCCTTGTCTGATGCTggagtcccctactctgctataGAGCAAGCCTGTGTGGGCTATGTGTATG GTGACTCTACCTGTGGCCAGAGGGCCATCTACCACAGCCTTGGCCTGTCAGGGATCCCCATCATCAAcgtcaacaacaactgctccacaGGCTCCACTGCCCTGTTCATGGCCCGACAGCTAATCCAGGGAG GTCTGGTTGACTGTGCACTAGCCCTTGGCTTTGAAAAGATGGAGAGAGGCTCCTTGTCATCAAAG TTCATGGACAGGACTAACCCCATGGACAAGCATATGGAGGTGATGTTCAACACATATGGGATGGCAGCAGCACCGGCAGCACCACAGATGTTTGGCAACGCGGGCAGAGAACACATGGAGAAATACG GTACTACACCAGAGCACTTTGCTAAAATCGCATGGAAGAACCACAAGCATTCCACCAACAACCC gtACTCTCAGTTCCAGGATGAGTACAGTCTGGACCAGGTCAAACAGTCCAGGAAGGTGTTTGAGTTCCTTACTCTTCTCCAGTGTTG TCCTACCTCTGACGGTGCAGGGGCAGCTGTCCTGGCCAGTGAGGGCTTTGTGAGGCGCCATGGTCTAGAGCACCAGGCGGTGGAGATCTTAGCCCAGGAGATGGTCACGGACCTCGCAACTACCTTCGAAGACAATAGCTGCATGAAGATG gttggatacgACATGACCTCCCTGGCAGCCAAGAAGTGTTTTGAGACGGCGGGCCTGAAACCCAGTGACGTCAATGTGATCGAGCTACATGACTGTTTCTCTGCCAACGAGCTGATCACGTACGAGGCTCTGGGGTTGTGCCCAGAGG GTAAGGCTGGAGAGCtgatagacagaggagacaacaCGTACGGAGGCCAGTGGGTGGTCAACCCCAGCGGAGGACTCATCTCTAAAGGACACCCTCTGGGAGCCACAG GTCTGGCCCAGTGTGCGGAGCTGTGCTGGCAGCTGAGAGGCCAGGCTGAGAGGAGGCAGGTCCCAGGGGCGAAGGTGGCCCTACAGCACAACATCGGCCTGGGAGGAGCTGTGGTCGTCACTCTCTACAGGATGGGGTTCCCTCAGGATGCCAG ttCCCAGATAGCGGCTGTCCCCACCAGAGCAGAACGTCTGGAGGGCTTCAGAGTCTATTCTGTCTTCCAGGAGATAGAGAACAAACTACAGGAG GAAGGAGTAGACGTTGTGAAGAAGATTGGAGGAGTTTTTGCCTTCAAGGTGACAGATGGACCCGAGGGGAAAGACGCTCTGTGGGTCGTAGACGCGAAGAATGGACACGGCTCCGTGAGCAACGAtgctg